One genomic segment of Mycolicibacterium psychrotolerans includes these proteins:
- a CDS encoding YraN family protein, translating into MTNTYSRTEIGAVGEQLAVDHLRGLGLQIVERNWRCRYGELDVVAADEGVLVFVEVKTRTGDQFGGAVAAVTRAKVRRLRRLAGLWLGEHRGAWAAVRIDVVAITMGRSRTPEITHLQGVG; encoded by the coding sequence ATGACGAACACATACAGCCGCACCGAGATCGGGGCGGTGGGCGAGCAACTGGCGGTCGACCATCTGCGCGGGCTCGGATTGCAGATCGTGGAGCGCAATTGGCGGTGCCGGTACGGCGAACTGGACGTCGTCGCCGCCGACGAGGGGGTGCTGGTGTTCGTGGAGGTGAAGACGCGCACCGGTGACCAGTTCGGTGGCGCGGTGGCGGCGGTGACACGCGCCAAGGTGCGGCGGCTGCGCCGGCTGGCCGGGCTGTGGCTGGGGGAGCACCGCGGCGCCTGGGCTGCAGTGCGCATCGACGTCGTCGCGATCACGATGGGGCGCAGTCGCACGCCCGAGATCACCCACCTGCAGGGGGTGGGGTGA
- a CDS encoding HAD-IIA family hydrolase, with product MRSSQQCWLTDMDGVLVREEHALPGAAEFLQRLVDRERPFLVLTNNSIFTPRDLAARLARSGLIVPEAAIWTSALATATFLSDQLPGGSAYVIGEAGLTTALHEAGYTLTDVAPDFVVLGETRTYSFEAITKAVRLILGGARFIATNPDVSGPSAEGPLPATGSVAAMITKATGREPYFVGKPNPMMFRSALNQIEAHSESTVMVGDRMDTDVVAGIEAGLETILVLTGSTSIEDVERYPFRPSRVLPSIAEAIELI from the coding sequence GTGCGCTCCTCACAGCAGTGCTGGCTCACCGACATGGACGGCGTGCTCGTCCGCGAGGAACACGCGCTTCCCGGCGCCGCCGAGTTCCTCCAGCGCCTCGTCGATCGCGAACGTCCCTTTCTGGTGCTCACCAACAACTCGATCTTCACGCCGCGCGACCTCGCCGCCCGGCTGGCCCGCTCCGGGCTCATCGTCCCGGAGGCCGCGATCTGGACCTCGGCGCTGGCCACCGCGACCTTTCTGTCCGACCAACTGCCTGGCGGGTCGGCCTACGTGATCGGGGAGGCCGGGCTCACCACCGCTCTGCACGAGGCCGGGTACACGCTGACCGACGTCGCGCCCGACTTCGTGGTGCTCGGCGAGACCCGCACGTACTCGTTCGAGGCGATCACCAAGGCGGTGCGGCTCATCCTGGGCGGCGCCCGGTTCATCGCCACCAACCCCGACGTCAGCGGCCCGTCGGCCGAGGGGCCGCTGCCGGCCACCGGCTCGGTGGCCGCGATGATCACCAAGGCCACCGGCCGAGAACCGTATTTCGTGGGCAAGCCGAACCCGATGATGTTCCGCAGCGCGCTGAACCAGATCGAGGCGCATTCGGAGAGCACCGTGATGGTCGGGGACCGGATGGACACCGACGTCGTCGCAGGCATCGAAGCGGGTTTGGAAACGATCCTGGTGCTCACCGGCTCGACCTCGATCGAGGACGTCGAACGGTACCCGTTCCGGCCCAGCCGGGTGCTGCCGTCCATCGCCGAGGCCATCGAACTCATCTGA
- a CDS encoding YifB family Mg chelatase-like AAA ATPase produces the protein MALGRGFSVAVRGVEGLIVEIEADISNGLPGVHLVGLADAALQESRDRVRAAITNCGFDWPQTRLTLALSPATLPKMGSVYDLALATVVLAAHGKKAWPKLEKTVLLGELALDGRVRPVKGVLPAVLAAQRHGWPTVVVPMENLAEASLVDGVEVWGARTLGQVHAWLAGKGDLHARIDDPQQAPEVAVDLADVVGQPQARTAVEVAAAGGHNLVMTGPPGVGKTMLAQRLPGLLPPLSRDEALEVTAIHSVAGLLTGDAPLITRPPFVAPHHTSSVAALVGGGSGMARPGAVSRAHRGVLFLDEFAEINHGALEALRTPLEDGVIRLARREGVACYPCRLQLVLAANLCPCAPPDPRDCVCASADRRRYRTKLSGPLLDRVDLRVEMHASRAGTFADEGGESTAVVRERVWAAREAARERWRPYGVSTNAEVSGALLRRSFRLGSDAMKPLRTAVDRGALSIRGMDRTLRVAWTLCDLAGGVSPTRDQVTRALAYRQAGERS, from the coding sequence ATGGCGCTGGGCAGGGGGTTCTCGGTGGCGGTGCGCGGGGTGGAGGGCCTCATCGTCGAGATCGAGGCGGACATCTCCAACGGGCTTCCCGGTGTGCACCTGGTCGGGTTGGCCGACGCAGCGCTGCAGGAGTCGCGGGACCGGGTGCGTGCGGCGATCACCAACTGCGGTTTCGACTGGCCCCAGACGCGGCTGACGCTGGCGCTCTCGCCGGCGACGCTGCCGAAGATGGGGTCGGTCTACGATCTGGCGCTCGCGACGGTGGTGCTGGCCGCACACGGCAAGAAGGCGTGGCCGAAGTTGGAGAAGACGGTGCTGCTGGGCGAACTTGCGCTCGACGGGCGGGTGCGGCCCGTCAAAGGGGTGCTGCCGGCCGTCCTGGCCGCGCAACGGCACGGCTGGCCGACGGTCGTGGTGCCGATGGAGAACCTGGCCGAGGCCAGTCTCGTCGACGGAGTCGAGGTGTGGGGAGCGCGGACGCTGGGCCAGGTGCACGCATGGCTGGCAGGCAAGGGTGACCTGCATGCCCGCATCGACGACCCGCAGCAGGCGCCGGAGGTCGCGGTCGACCTGGCCGACGTGGTGGGCCAGCCGCAGGCGCGCACCGCGGTCGAGGTGGCGGCGGCGGGCGGGCACAACCTGGTGATGACCGGCCCGCCGGGGGTGGGCAAAACCATGCTGGCGCAACGGCTTCCGGGGCTGTTGCCGCCGCTGTCGCGCGACGAGGCGCTCGAGGTCACCGCGATCCACTCCGTGGCCGGACTGTTGACTGGCGACGCGCCGCTGATCACCCGCCCGCCGTTCGTCGCGCCTCACCACACCTCCAGCGTGGCGGCGCTGGTCGGTGGCGGGTCGGGGATGGCGCGGCCGGGAGCGGTCAGCCGGGCCCACCGCGGGGTGTTGTTCCTCGACGAGTTCGCCGAGATCAATCACGGCGCGCTGGAGGCACTGCGGACCCCGCTGGAGGACGGCGTGATCCGGCTCGCCCGCCGCGAAGGAGTGGCCTGCTATCCGTGCCGGCTACAGCTCGTGCTCGCCGCGAACCTGTGCCCGTGCGCGCCGCCGGACCCGCGCGACTGCGTCTGCGCCTCGGCCGACAGGCGCCGCTACCGCACCAAACTCTCGGGTCCGCTGCTCGACCGGGTCGACCTGCGCGTCGAGATGCACGCCTCGCGCGCCGGCACGTTCGCCGACGAAGGGGGCGAATCCACCGCGGTGGTCCGAGAACGGGTGTGGGCCGCCAGGGAGGCCGCGCGGGAGCGGTGGCGCCCCTATGGCGTCAGTACCAACGCCGAAGTGAGCGGCGCGCTGCTGCGCCGGTCCTTCCGGCTCGGCAGCGACGCGATGAAGCCGCTGAGAACCGCGGTCGATCGGGGAGCGTTGAGCATCCGCGGTATGGACCGGACGCTGCGCGTCGCGTGGACGCTGTGTGACCTCGCCGGCGGTGTCTCACCCACACGTGACCAGGTGACGCGCGCGCTGGCCTATCGGCAGGCGGGGGAGCGGTCATGA
- a CDS encoding CoA transferase, with amino-acid sequence MTADPTRPLAGVRIVEISSFVAVPLAGMTLAQLGAEVVRIDPIGGAADYRRWPLTEAGDSIYWASLNKGKRSLAVDMRSAAGQDLVAQLIADSGVFITNVTGRPWHAYETLRSLRPDLVAVEVSGRADGGTGVDYTVNAGIGFPLVTGPQASTAPVNHVLPAWDVSCGLYTALSVVTALRHRDATGEGQHVLIPLENVALATASNLSLLTEAMVTGTSRARIGNAVYGTYGQDFTGSDGAAFMVVALTGRHFRDLTTLTGTVEAVAALEDSLGADFSDEGQRYLHRDALNGLFADWFGRHTGDEIAAALSATSVLWERYRTFAETAAGDRVTANALFTELDQPRIGRHLAAGLPMAIDGSYPAAVPAPALGDDTAAVLDEWLALDDERIAALRAAGTVA; translated from the coding sequence GTGACCGCTGACCCGACCCGCCCGCTCGCCGGGGTGCGGATCGTCGAGATCTCCAGCTTCGTGGCGGTGCCGCTGGCCGGTATGACGTTGGCGCAGCTCGGTGCCGAGGTGGTGCGCATCGACCCGATCGGCGGCGCCGCCGACTACCGCCGCTGGCCGCTGACCGAGGCGGGCGACAGCATCTACTGGGCGAGTCTGAACAAGGGCAAGCGGTCGCTGGCGGTCGACATGCGCTCCGCTGCGGGCCAGGACCTGGTGGCGCAGTTGATCGCCGACAGCGGCGTGTTCATCACCAATGTCACCGGACGGCCCTGGCATGCCTACGAGACGTTGCGCAGCCTGCGTCCTGATCTCGTCGCCGTCGAGGTCTCCGGACGCGCCGACGGCGGCACCGGCGTGGACTACACCGTCAACGCCGGTATCGGTTTCCCGCTCGTCACCGGACCGCAGGCGTCCACCGCGCCCGTCAACCACGTCCTTCCGGCGTGGGACGTCAGCTGCGGCCTCTACACGGCGCTGTCAGTGGTGACCGCGCTGCGCCACCGCGACGCCACCGGCGAGGGGCAGCACGTGCTCATCCCGCTGGAGAATGTGGCGCTGGCCACCGCGAGCAACCTGAGCCTGCTCACCGAGGCCATGGTCACCGGAACGTCGAGAGCGCGGATCGGCAACGCCGTCTACGGCACCTATGGGCAGGACTTCACCGGCAGCGACGGCGCCGCCTTCATGGTCGTGGCGCTCACCGGCCGGCACTTCCGTGATCTGACCACACTGACCGGGACGGTCGAAGCCGTTGCCGCGCTGGAGGATTCGCTGGGCGCTGATTTCTCCGACGAGGGACAGCGCTATCTTCACCGCGACGCGTTGAACGGGCTGTTCGCCGACTGGTTCGGCCGCCACACCGGCGACGAGATCGCCGCCGCGCTGTCGGCCACCTCGGTGCTGTGGGAGCGGTACCGCACCTTCGCCGAAACTGCGGCCGGGGACCGCGTGACCGCCAACGCGTTGTTCACCGAACTCGACCAGCCGCGCATCGGCCGCCACCTGGCCGCCGGGCTGCCGATGGCGATCGACGGAAGCTACCCGGCGGCGGTGCCGGCGCCCGCGCTCGGCGACGACACCGCCGCGGTGCTCGACGAGTGGCTGGCTCTCGACGACGAGCGCATCGCGGCACTGCGGGCGGCGGGAACAGTGGCATGA
- a CDS encoding AMP-binding protein, with protein MRPLLDHLRRFADRTAVLTDTTRLTYRELADRVQTCARELDAQRTLVLLEARNDIEALIHYLAALAAGHVVLPVPEGADTESLIATYRPGIIVDRHGVHGGDDGPHALHDDLALLMSTSGSTGSPKLVRLSHTNLVANARAIAEYLDIGETDRAATTLPMSYCYGLSVVHSHLLVGAALILTDRSVADPAFWELFDRHRGTTFAGVPYTFELLDRVAFAEMRLPHLRYVTQAGGRMPPERVRHFAELGRRRGWALVVMYGATEATARMAYLPPHLAHSHPHAIGRPIPGGSFTIEPLDGWPDDGTGELVYRGPNVMMGYADEVGDLALGATVNALRTGDVGRRCGPDLYEVIGRTSRFVKMFGLRIDLERLETSIADDGVRTLCTDADDGLAVVAAGHHDPDEVRRRVAQATGLPAGAVGVAVVPELPLLPSGKPDYPAARALAAGADPAQDTSGLIDLYADVLQLDPADVRSDATFVDLGGNSLSYVTMSVRLERALGHLPADWPRLPIRDLEHRPAPRPRWWRSWGTTVETSVALRALAIVLVVGSHAELYEVWGGAHILLGIAGYNFARFCLTPLPRPARIRHLRTTIGWIALPAVAWVAFALVVTDDYHLSNLLLANKFLGPHDSMTAGRLWFVEVLVWTLVALALLFWLPAIDRLERRLPFAVAAAFLAVGMALRYDVVGLGLGHEAWFTMLAFWFFAVGWAAAKSTTALQRLIVTVVLIVGVHGYFGNSVREALVTTGLVLLIWLPAVRCPAVVAVAAGAIAEASLYTYLTHFQVYPLFGTHKLYGVVASVVIGIALTAVVTQVRQRMRDRRITPRDPAEAPALR; from the coding sequence ATGCGGCCGCTTCTCGACCACCTGCGCCGTTTCGCGGACCGCACCGCTGTGCTCACCGACACCACCCGGTTGACGTATCGCGAACTCGCCGACCGGGTTCAGACGTGCGCCCGCGAACTCGACGCGCAGCGCACCCTCGTCCTGCTCGAGGCCCGTAACGACATCGAGGCGCTGATCCACTACCTGGCGGCGCTCGCGGCCGGCCACGTCGTTCTGCCGGTACCCGAAGGCGCCGACACCGAGTCCCTGATCGCCACCTACCGGCCCGGCATCATCGTCGACCGGCACGGCGTGCACGGCGGCGACGACGGCCCGCACGCGTTGCACGACGACCTCGCGCTGCTGATGTCGACGTCGGGAAGTACCGGATCACCCAAACTGGTACGGCTGTCCCACACCAACCTCGTCGCCAACGCCCGCGCGATCGCCGAGTATCTCGACATCGGCGAAACAGACCGGGCCGCAACCACCTTGCCGATGTCGTACTGCTACGGCCTCTCGGTGGTCCACAGCCACCTGCTCGTCGGCGCCGCGCTGATCCTCACCGACCGCTCCGTCGCCGACCCGGCGTTCTGGGAGCTCTTCGACCGCCACCGGGGCACCACGTTCGCCGGTGTCCCCTACACCTTCGAACTCCTCGACCGGGTCGCCTTCGCCGAGATGCGTCTGCCGCATCTGCGCTACGTCACCCAGGCCGGCGGACGGATGCCGCCCGAGCGGGTGCGGCACTTCGCGGAACTGGGCCGGCGGCGGGGCTGGGCGCTGGTCGTGATGTACGGCGCCACCGAGGCGACCGCCCGGATGGCCTACCTGCCCCCGCATCTCGCCCACTCCCACCCCCACGCCATCGGCCGCCCCATCCCCGGCGGCTCCTTCACCATCGAGCCCCTCGACGGCTGGCCTGACGACGGCACCGGGGAGCTGGTCTACCGCGGACCGAACGTCATGATGGGCTACGCCGACGAGGTCGGGGACCTTGCGCTCGGCGCCACGGTGAACGCATTGCGCACCGGGGACGTGGGCCGACGCTGCGGGCCCGACCTGTACGAGGTCATCGGCCGCACGAGCCGGTTCGTCAAGATGTTCGGTCTGCGCATCGACTTGGAGCGGCTGGAGACGAGCATCGCCGACGACGGCGTGCGGACTCTGTGCACCGACGCCGACGACGGGCTCGCGGTCGTCGCCGCAGGCCATCACGATCCCGACGAGGTGCGCCGCCGGGTCGCCCAGGCCACCGGCCTGCCCGCCGGCGCCGTCGGTGTGGCCGTGGTACCCGAACTGCCGCTGCTGCCCTCGGGCAAGCCGGACTATCCGGCGGCCCGGGCCCTGGCCGCCGGGGCCGATCCGGCACAGGACACGTCGGGTCTGATCGATCTCTACGCCGACGTGCTGCAACTGGATCCGGCCGACGTCCGCAGTGACGCGACGTTCGTCGACCTCGGCGGCAACTCGCTGTCCTACGTCACGATGTCGGTGCGCCTCGAGCGGGCGCTTGGTCACCTGCCGGCCGACTGGCCGCGCCTGCCGATCCGCGACCTCGAACACCGGCCCGCGCCGCGGCCCCGGTGGTGGCGGTCCTGGGGCACCACCGTGGAGACCAGCGTGGCGCTGCGCGCGCTGGCCATCGTGCTCGTCGTCGGCTCGCACGCCGAACTGTACGAGGTGTGGGGCGGGGCGCACATCCTGCTCGGGATCGCCGGATACAACTTCGCCCGGTTCTGCCTGACCCCGCTCCCCCGCCCCGCGCGAATCCGCCACCTCCGCACCACCATCGGGTGGATCGCCCTGCCTGCCGTTGCCTGGGTCGCGTTCGCCCTCGTGGTGACCGACGACTACCACCTGTCGAATCTGTTGCTGGCCAACAAGTTCCTCGGTCCGCACGACAGCATGACGGCGGGCCGGTTGTGGTTCGTCGAGGTGCTGGTGTGGACGTTGGTCGCGTTGGCACTGCTGTTCTGGCTGCCCGCGATCGACCGGCTGGAACGGCGCCTTCCCTTCGCGGTGGCGGCGGCGTTCCTGGCCGTGGGCATGGCGCTGCGCTACGACGTGGTGGGGCTGGGGCTGGGCCATGAGGCGTGGTTCACCATGCTGGCGTTCTGGTTCTTCGCGGTGGGCTGGGCGGCGGCGAAGTCGACCACCGCGCTGCAGCGGTTGATCGTCACGGTCGTGCTGATCGTGGGCGTGCACGGTTACTTCGGCAACTCCGTGCGCGAGGCGCTGGTGACGACGGGTCTGGTGCTGCTGATCTGGTTACCCGCCGTGCGCTGTCCGGCCGTGGTGGCGGTGGCGGCAGGCGCGATCGCCGAGGCGTCCCTCTACACCTATCTGACGCACTTCCAGGTGTATCCGCTCTTCGGCACGCACAAGCTCTACGGCGTGGTGGCCTCCGTCGTGATCGGCATCGCGCTGACCGCGGTGGTGACGCAGGTGCGTCAGCGCATGCGTGACCGCCGGATCACCCCACGGGATCCGGCGGAGGCTCCCGCTCTGCGATGA
- a CDS encoding DUF1206 domain-containing protein yields the protein MTTGAPHQSLHGVAHRATGSDAFEYTARAGFAASGVLHLLVAYIIAQLAFTGAGGNADQSGALATLAGQTGGKIVLWVAAVGLVALGLWRIAEAVMGAKPKERSGQRGDNPAWKRGKSLALAVVNFAIALSAARFAMGSGQSSGQQNSGMSAQLMQSGWGKVVLIAIGIGVVGVGGYHVYKGVSQKFLDELTVYGGRWITATGVAGYVAKGLVLGGAGVLVIIATLQADPAKASGLDAAVKTLGQAPFGKFLLILAALGIAAFGAYSFVRSKYNRM from the coding sequence ATGACCACCGGAGCTCCGCACCAATCACTGCACGGCGTCGCGCACCGCGCGACCGGCAGCGACGCGTTCGAATACACCGCCCGTGCCGGGTTCGCCGCCAGCGGCGTGCTTCACCTGCTGGTCGCCTACATCATCGCCCAGCTGGCGTTCACCGGCGCCGGAGGCAACGCCGATCAGTCCGGCGCGCTGGCCACCCTCGCCGGCCAGACCGGCGGCAAGATCGTGCTGTGGGTCGCCGCCGTCGGGCTGGTCGCCCTGGGCCTGTGGCGCATCGCCGAGGCGGTGATGGGTGCCAAGCCCAAGGAGCGGTCGGGCCAGCGCGGCGACAACCCGGCGTGGAAGCGGGGGAAGTCGCTGGCGCTCGCCGTGGTCAACTTCGCGATCGCCCTGTCCGCGGCCCGGTTCGCGATGGGCAGCGGTCAGTCCAGCGGCCAGCAGAACTCGGGGATGTCGGCACAGCTGATGCAGTCGGGGTGGGGCAAGGTGGTGCTGATCGCCATCGGCATCGGTGTCGTCGGGGTCGGCGGCTACCACGTCTACAAGGGCGTGTCGCAGAAGTTCCTCGACGAACTGACCGTCTACGGCGGCCGGTGGATCACCGCGACCGGAGTCGCGGGCTACGTCGCGAAGGGCCTCGTGCTCGGCGGTGCTGGGGTGCTGGTCATCATCGCGACGCTGCAGGCCGACCCGGCCAAGGCCAGCGGTCTAGACGCCGCGGTCAAGACGCTCGGCCAGGCGCCGTTCGGCAAGTTCCTGCTGATCCTGGCCGCATTGGGCATCGCCGCCTTCGGCGCCTACAGCTTCGTGCGGAGCAAGTACAACCGCATGTGA
- a CDS encoding glycine-rich domain-containing protein: MIGMPSRAVDEAWHGFILCTARYSTFCEEAYGRYLHHHPEGSAPAGIAGANDPIGEQLRRTVVAWSMVAGPEEHCVLWDLDEQVGMDHPWGVDPERVAAIQAAVATFGRGR, encoded by the coding sequence ATGATCGGGATGCCATCGCGGGCGGTCGATGAAGCGTGGCATGGTTTCATTCTCTGCACTGCTCGGTATTCCACCTTCTGCGAGGAAGCGTACGGCCGGTATCTCCATCACCACCCCGAAGGCAGCGCGCCCGCCGGCATCGCTGGGGCCAACGATCCCATCGGCGAGCAACTCCGCAGAACGGTTGTCGCGTGGTCAATGGTCGCGGGGCCTGAGGAGCATTGCGTGCTCTGGGATCTCGACGAACAGGTCGGCATGGACCATCCGTGGGGAGTCGACCCTGAACGGGTCGCGGCTATCCAAGCCGCCGTCGCGACATTTGGCCGCGGTCGCTAG
- a CDS encoding enoyl-CoA hydratase-related protein, whose protein sequence is MTVSIDFDDKIAILSLGDDENRFSPTFLDDIDAAIDQALADGAAGLVTTAGSKFYSNGLDLDWLGAHSDQGPWYLERVHRLLARVLTLPVPTAAAVVGHAFGAGAMLALAHDFRVMRSDRGFFCLPEVDIRIPFHPGMAALIQAKLSPQAAVASMTTGRRFGGADARGFGIVDATAAEGEVTAAAVELLRPLQGKDRGTLSAIKQTMFGSVVSSLTDN, encoded by the coding sequence ATGACCGTGTCCATCGACTTCGACGACAAGATCGCGATCCTGAGTCTCGGCGACGACGAGAATCGCTTCTCCCCAACATTTCTCGACGATATCGACGCAGCCATCGATCAGGCCCTCGCCGACGGCGCGGCGGGCCTGGTGACCACCGCGGGTTCGAAGTTCTACTCCAACGGACTGGACCTGGACTGGTTGGGCGCGCACAGCGATCAGGGCCCGTGGTACCTCGAACGGGTGCACCGCCTGTTGGCGCGCGTGCTCACGCTGCCGGTGCCGACAGCGGCCGCGGTCGTCGGGCACGCGTTCGGCGCGGGGGCGATGCTGGCTCTGGCGCACGACTTCCGGGTGATGCGGTCCGACCGCGGGTTCTTCTGCCTGCCAGAGGTCGACATCCGCATCCCGTTCCACCCGGGGATGGCGGCACTGATCCAGGCCAAGCTGAGCCCGCAGGCGGCCGTCGCGTCGATGACGACCGGCCGCCGCTTCGGTGGCGCCGACGCCCGCGGCTTCGGGATCGTCGACGCCACCGCGGCCGAGGGCGAGGTCACCGCCGCCGCGGTCGAACTGCTCCGCCCGCTGCAGGGCAAGGACCGCGGCACGCTCAGCGCGATCAAGCAGACGATGTTCGGGTCTGTGGTCAGCAGCCTCACCGACAATTAA
- the dprA gene encoding DNA-processing protein DprA → MTEEERRAWAYLSRVAEPPNPRVAALAATLGPVEAAERIRRRDLTDAPLLKGTAARHEIDCARDDLEVLDRLGGRLIVEGDGEWPYLAFRSFAGVEKFSKPQAYAPLALWVVGPSALSMVSERAAAIVGTRAATSYGEFATADLAAGLAERDVAIVSGGAYGIDGAAHRAALACDGVTVAVLACGIDVPYPSGHSALLHRVSRHGLIVSEYPPGMRPSRRQFLARNRLVAAVTGATVVVEAGVRSGAANTAAWARALGRNVCAVPGPITSASSVGCHALIRNEAHLVTRAEEILELVGRAGEIAEDPPRPRSELDDLSPDELAVYEALPGRGTRSIEDIAVVAGLPVADVLGPLTMLDIKGLVTQDNGDWKLLRPRVSTRR, encoded by the coding sequence ATGACCGAGGAGGAGCGGCGCGCGTGGGCGTATCTGTCGCGGGTGGCCGAGCCGCCGAATCCCCGGGTGGCCGCGCTGGCCGCGACGCTGGGGCCGGTGGAAGCCGCCGAGCGTATCCGTCGGCGGGACCTCACGGATGCGCCGCTGCTGAAGGGTACCGCGGCCAGGCACGAGATCGACTGCGCCCGAGACGATCTCGAGGTGCTCGATCGGCTGGGTGGCCGGCTGATCGTCGAGGGTGACGGAGAGTGGCCGTACCTGGCGTTTCGCAGCTTCGCCGGAGTCGAGAAGTTCTCCAAACCGCAGGCCTATGCGCCGCTGGCGCTGTGGGTGGTCGGGCCGTCGGCGCTGTCGATGGTGTCCGAGCGGGCGGCGGCCATTGTCGGCACCCGCGCGGCCACGTCCTACGGCGAGTTCGCCACCGCCGATCTCGCGGCCGGTCTGGCCGAACGCGACGTCGCGATCGTCTCCGGCGGTGCGTACGGCATCGACGGCGCCGCGCACCGGGCGGCGCTGGCCTGCGACGGCGTTACGGTGGCGGTGCTCGCCTGCGGTATCGACGTGCCGTACCCGTCGGGGCATTCGGCTCTACTGCACCGGGTTTCGCGGCACGGGTTGATCGTCAGCGAGTATCCGCCGGGGATGCGGCCGAGCCGGCGTCAGTTCCTGGCCCGCAACCGATTGGTGGCCGCGGTGACGGGCGCGACCGTGGTGGTCGAGGCGGGCGTGCGCAGCGGTGCGGCCAACACCGCGGCGTGGGCTCGGGCGCTCGGTCGTAATGTGTGCGCGGTCCCCGGCCCGATCACCTCGGCGTCGTCGGTGGGCTGCCACGCGTTGATCAGGAATGAGGCGCATCTGGTCACCCGTGCCGAGGAGATCCTCGAACTGGTGGGCCGGGCGGGTGAGATCGCCGAGGATCCACCCCGGCCGAGGTCGGAGCTCGACGACCTGAGCCCCGATGAGCTCGCGGTGTACGAGGCGCTGCCCGGCCGCGGAACCCGCTCGATCGAGGACATCGCTGTGGTCGCCGGGCTGCCGGTGGCCGACGTCCTCGGGCCGCTGACCATGCTCGACATCAAGGGGTTGGTGACCCAGGACAACGGTGATTGGAAGCTGTTGCGGCCAAGGGTCTCTACTCGTCGGTGA
- a CDS encoding DUF2469 domain-containing protein, protein MSAEDLEKYETEMELSLYREYKDIVGQFSYVVETERRFYLANSVEMVPRNADGEVYFELRLGDAWVWDMYRPARFVKQVRVITFKDVNIEEVDKPELRLPE, encoded by the coding sequence ATGAGTGCCGAAGATCTCGAGAAGTACGAAACCGAGATGGAGCTCTCGCTCTACCGCGAATACAAGGACATCGTCGGCCAGTTCAGCTATGTGGTGGAGACGGAGCGGCGGTTCTATCTCGCCAACAGCGTGGAGATGGTGCCGCGCAACGCCGACGGCGAGGTCTACTTCGAGTTGCGGCTCGGCGATGCGTGGGTGTGGGACATGTACCGCCCGGCCCGCTTCGTCAAGCAGGTGCGAGTCATCACGTTCAAGGACGTCAACATCGAAGAGGTCGACAAACCCGAGCTGCGGCTACCCGAGTAG
- a CDS encoding acyl-CoA thioesterase has translation MSVLLDLLDVAAAGEDTWRGRASGPEGKRAYGGQLVAQSLAAAARTVEPAKAPTALHLQFLRGGDAGDAVDYRVSRVFDGRTSASRRVDATQQGRLLTTATVSFAASLPGPEHGRREVLGDPEALPRTGPAGPALSMPLDEFDIRLTDEGAGEEFVRRLWWRAVVDPGDDPLVHTLVAAYVTDVYLIDPALQVHGHSMRSRTHRSGTTDSSMWFHRTLRADEWNLLECRSPAGGRGRGVVTASLIRSDGVVAATLVQEGLIAEREPPPDPVG, from the coding sequence ATGAGCGTCCTGCTCGATCTGCTCGACGTCGCCGCCGCCGGTGAGGACACCTGGCGCGGGCGGGCCAGCGGCCCGGAGGGTAAGCGGGCCTACGGCGGCCAGCTCGTGGCGCAGAGTCTGGCCGCGGCCGCCCGCACTGTCGAGCCCGCCAAGGCGCCGACGGCATTGCACCTGCAGTTCCTGCGCGGCGGGGATGCCGGCGACGCCGTCGACTACCGAGTGTCGCGTGTCTTCGACGGCCGCACGTCAGCATCCCGGCGGGTGGACGCCACCCAGCAGGGCCGGCTGCTGACCACCGCGACCGTCTCCTTCGCTGCGTCACTGCCCGGTCCGGAACACGGCAGGCGGGAGGTCCTCGGCGACCCGGAGGCGCTGCCGCGTACCGGTCCCGCCGGGCCGGCACTGTCGATGCCGCTGGACGAATTCGACATCAGGCTCACCGACGAGGGCGCGGGCGAAGAGTTCGTCCGAAGGTTGTGGTGGCGAGCCGTTGTCGATCCCGGGGACGACCCGCTGGTGCACACCCTGGTCGCCGCCTACGTCACCGACGTCTACCTGATCGACCCGGCGCTGCAGGTGCACGGGCACTCGATGCGGTCGCGCACGCACCGCAGCGGAACCACCGATTCGTCGATGTGGTTCCACCGAACGCTGCGCGCCGATGAGTGGAACCTGCTGGAGTGCCGCTCGCCGGCCGGCGGCCGCGGCCGAGGCGTGGTCACCGCCAGCCTGATCAGAAGCGACGGCGTCGTCGCCGCCACGCTCGTGCAGGAGGGGCTCATCGCAGAGCGGGAGCCTCCGCCGGATCCCGTGGGGTGA